A window of the Zeugodacus cucurbitae isolate PBARC_wt_2022May chromosome 2, idZeuCucr1.2, whole genome shotgun sequence genome harbors these coding sequences:
- the LOC114804136 gene encoding sex-determining region Y protein-like, whose amino-acid sequence MLRNVNVNAAAASGSSSIFGSAAAAAAAAAGLNTLHNSSSNIGGNIGSSSAGSGTSTNNGNTHDIHLEQHHPHHHHHHHSASHPHHQQLTHPHAAHQLMQQQQRKAYLKSMQQHYQQQQQQHSAASSATSAAHKLSAHQQQLLQSQLTPPELQDDASNITTDLNEEQQLQLQQAAQQQHQQLYNNYQQYAAAASYRNWNHGLALNGAAALQNLL is encoded by the coding sequence ATGCTGCGCAATGTGAACGTAAACGCCGCCGCCgccagtggcagcagcagcatcttTGGTAGTGCCGCCGCGGCTGCAGCAGCGGCTGCCGGTCTCAATACGCtgcacaacagcagcagcaatattgGCGGTAATATTGGCAGTAGCAGCGCCGGCAGCGGCACCAGCACCAACAATGGGAATACACATGATATACACCTGGAGCAACATCATCCAcatcatcaccatcatcatcatagCGCCAGCCACCCGCATCATCAGCAATTAACGCATCCGCATGCGGCGCATCAActgatgcaacaacaacaacgcaaggCCTACCTTAAGTCCATGCAACAacactaccaacaacaacagcaacaacacagcgCAGCCAGCAGTGCTACCAGCGCCGCACACAAGTTGAGCGCGCATCAACAACAATTGCTGCAAAGTCAGTTGACGCCACCGGAACTGCAGGATGACGCATCGAATATCACAACCGATCTGAATGAAGAGCAACAATTGCAGTTGCAGCaagcagcgcaacaacaacatcagcagttGTACAACAATTACCAACAATACGCGGCGGCCGCCTCGTACCGCAACTGGAACCATGGACTGGCGCTAAATGGCGCGGCAGCGCTACAGAATCTGCTGTAG
- the LOC105213303 gene encoding protein fork head-like has protein sequence MQKLYSEAPSNGPPVSMSSSVGAGSGGGSSSAGGGANGGGGGGSGGGGGGNPANPHPNHPTSNGGTMSPLARSAYTAMNSMAMPVGGMSSVSPQTAAFGALESAAAVASMSGSMGAAAAMNSMAGNCMTPSSMSYASMGSPLGNMGNCMGGGMSTMAAMGGYSSMAAAASARELDTGSPNSLNRARIDKPTTYRRSYTHAKPPYSYISLITMAIQNNPTRMLTLSEIYQFIMDLFPFYRQNQQRWQNSIRHSLSFNDCFVKIPRTPDKPGKGSFWTLHPDSGNMFENGCYLRRQKRFKDEKKEALRQLHKSPSHSSLEATSPGKKDHEDSHHLHHHHSRLDAHQQHHHSKDVTGAAVGGPGSVLSSAVSRDQLAMMQANAELCLGQQAAQHAPSHHHQQHHQLQHEELSAMVNRCHPSLISDYHPSMHHLKQEPSGYTPSSHPFSINRLLPESKADIKMYDMSQYPGYNALSPLTNTHAALGQDSYYQSLGYHAPAGTTSL, from the coding sequence ATGCAAAAGCTCTACTCGGAGGCGCCAAGCAACGGGCCTCCGGTGAGCATGAGCAGCAGCGTCGGTGCTGGTAGTGGTGGTGGTTCGAGTAGCGCCGGTGGTGGCGCGAATGGTGGCGGTGGAGGAGGtagtggtggcggcggcggtggtaaTCCTGCAAATCCACATCCAAATCATCCGACCAGTAATGGCGGCACCATGAGTCCACTGGCACGTAGCGCATATACCGCTATGAATTCGATGGCCATGCCCGTCGGTGGCATGTCTTCGGTGTCACCACAGACTGCCGCCTTTGGCGCGCTGGAATCCGCCGCAGCTGTGGCCAGCATGAGCGGTAGCATGGGTGCCGCAGCCGCTATGAACTCCATGGCTGGTAATTGCATGACACCGAGTTCGATGAGTTACGCCTCTATGGGTTCGCCATTGGGTAATATGGGCAATTGTATGGGTGGTGGTATGTCCACAATGGCAGCTATGGGCGGCTACTCGTCTATGGCGGCAGCAGCTAGCGCACGTGAGCTGGACACCGGTTCACCGAACTCACTCAATCGCGCACGCATAGATAAACCAACCACATACCGGCGGAGTTACACACACGCCAAACCGCCATACTCATACATCTCGTTAATCACAATGGCGATACAGAATAATCCTACACGTATGCTCACGCTATCGGAAATCTATCAGTTCATCATGGATCTCTTTCCCTTCTATCGTCAGAACCAACAGCGTTGGCAGAACTCTATACGTCATTCGTTGTCTTTCAACGATTGCTTCGTGAAGATACCGCGCACACCGGACAAGCCAGGCAAAGGTTCCTTCTGGACGCTGCACCCCGACTCGGGTAATATGTTTGAGAATGGCTGTTATCTGCGCCGTCAGAAACGTTTCAAGGACGAGAAGAAGGAGGCGCTACGTCAGCTACATAAGAGCCCGTCACATAGCAGCCTCGAAGCAACAAGTCCCGGCAAGAAGGATCACGAAGATTCACATCATTTACACCACCATCACAGCCGACTGGACGCCCATCAGCAGCATCATCACAGCAAAGACGTTACCGGCGCTGCAGTGGGTGGCCCAGGCAGTGTACTCAGCAGCGCAGTCAGTCGCGATCAACTGGCCATGATGCAAGCAAATGCGGAATTGTGTTTGGGTCAACAGGCGGCACAACATGCACCCAGCCATCACCATCAGCAACATCATCAGCTGCAGCATGAAGAATTGTCGGCCATGGTGAATAGATGCCATCCATCGTTGATCAGTGATTATCACCCCTCCATGCATCATCTGAAGCAAGAACCATCCGGTTATACGCCATCCAGCCATCCGTTCTCCATCAATCGACTACTACCCGAATCGAAAGCGGACATCAAGATGTACGATATGAGTCAGTATCCCGGTTATAATGCGCTCAGCCCATTGACGAATACACACGCGGCCTTAGGACAGGATTCGTACTATCAGAGTCTCGGTTACCATGCGCCAGCCGGCACGACTAGCTTGTGA